The proteins below are encoded in one region of Sminthopsis crassicaudata isolate SCR6 chromosome 1, ASM4859323v1, whole genome shotgun sequence:
- the PEBP1 gene encoding phosphatidylethanolamine-binding protein 1, producing MPVDLSQWNGPLALREVDEKPQHPLTVKYSDSEIKELGQVLTPTQVKGRPVSIDWQGCDPSKLYTLVLTDPDAPSRKDPKFREWHHFLVVNMKGSDIGSGTVLSDYVGSGPPKGTGLHRYVWLVYEQSGPLKCDERILSNRSGDHRGKFKVAAFRNKYKLGPPLAGTCYQAEWDDYVPRLYEQLAGK from the exons ATGCCGGTGGACCTGAGCCAATGGAACGGGCCCTTGGCCCTGCGGGAGGTGGATGAGAAGCCGCAGCACCCGCTCACCGTCAAGTATTCGGACAGCGAGATCAAGGAGCTGGGCCAAGTGCTGACGCCCACTCAG GTGAAGGGCCGCCCCGTCAGCATCGATTGGCAGGGCTGCGACCCCTCCAAGCTCTACACCCTGGTCCTCACCGACCCAGACGCCCCCAGCAGGAAGGACCCCAAGTTCCG GGAATGGCACCACTTCCTGGTGGTCAACATGAAAGGCAGCGACATCGGCAGCGGGACCGTCCTCTCGGATTACGTGGGCTCCGGCCCACCCAAGGGAACCG GTCTCCACCGCTACGTGTGGCTGGTTTACGAGCAGAGTGGGCCGCTCAAGTGCGACGAACGGATCCTGTCCAACCGCTCTGGGGACCACCGCGGCAAGTTCAAGGTGGCCGCCTTCCGGAACAAGTACAAGCTGGGGCCCCCCCTCGCCGGCACGTGCTACCAGGCCGAATGGGATGATTACGTGCCCCGGCTGTACGAGCAGCTGGCCGGGAAGTAG